Proteins encoded in a region of the uncultured Sunxiuqinia sp. genome:
- a CDS encoding aminotransferase class IV, which translates to MLETIKLENGRFANLPFHNRRFNKARRELFNLPEQNLAEIIKIPEANQTGIFRCRVLYGEQINQIEFIPHQNRQINSMQTVRDDLINYSYKYADRTKLQLLFDQRKDADEIIIIKKGLVTDCFIGNLVFFDGQSWLTPDHPLLQGTQREKLLAEAKVKAVRITEEMLFTFEEIGMINVFYDLENMPRIKASQIKSAIQSK; encoded by the coding sequence TTGCTTGAAACCATAAAACTTGAAAACGGTCGATTCGCCAATCTGCCGTTCCATAACCGGCGCTTTAACAAAGCCCGCCGGGAATTATTCAATCTGCCTGAACAAAATTTAGCCGAAATTATTAAGATTCCGGAAGCGAACCAAACAGGCATTTTCCGATGCCGTGTGTTATATGGTGAACAGATTAATCAGATCGAATTTATTCCGCACCAAAACAGACAAATCAACTCCATGCAAACTGTTCGGGATGACTTGATCAACTATTCGTATAAATATGCTGATCGCACAAAATTACAGCTACTATTTGATCAGCGGAAAGATGCCGACGAAATCATCATTATCAAAAAGGGGTTAGTTACCGACTGCTTTATTGGCAATCTGGTGTTTTTTGATGGGCAAAGTTGGTTAACTCCAGACCATCCTCTTTTACAAGGGACACAGCGCGAAAAATTGCTTGCCGAAGCAAAAGTCAAAGCAGTCAGAATAACAGAAGAAATGCTTTTTACTTTTGAAGAAATTGGAATGATCAATGTTTTTTATGATTTGGAGAACATGCCTCGAATAAAAGCTTCTCAAATCAAAAGCGCGATACAGTCTAAATAA
- a CDS encoding aminodeoxychorismate synthase component I yields MNELGKSKTPFVFLIDFDFQKPLIWNWEESKKDVVWQTPKHSNFTTKKQETKDLNWKVHPVYYGRYQKAFELVQKHLHNGDSYLLNLTMPSDIETNHSLDEIFRISHSPYKVMLKDQFVCFSPEIFIRIEESKISSFPMKGTIDATLANAAFILKSNTKELAEHNTIVDLIRNDLSMVADQVQVKKYRYLDHIKSNRNELLQMSSQITGELPDHYCAHIGSIIGNLLPAGSVSGAPKKKTVEIIKEAEKYDRGYYTGIFGVFDGTNLDSCVLIRYLEQENNKLTFKSGGGITFQSNCEQEYEELVKKVYVPFA; encoded by the coding sequence ATGAATGAATTGGGAAAATCAAAAACACCTTTTGTTTTCCTTATTGATTTTGATTTTCAAAAACCATTAATTTGGAATTGGGAAGAAAGTAAAAAGGATGTGGTGTGGCAAACTCCCAAGCATTCGAATTTCACAACAAAGAAACAGGAAACGAAAGATTTAAACTGGAAGGTGCATCCTGTTTATTATGGGCGCTACCAAAAAGCGTTCGAGCTTGTTCAAAAGCACTTACACAATGGCGACAGCTACTTGCTCAACCTGACCATGCCAAGCGATATTGAAACCAACCATAGCTTGGATGAAATTTTCCGAATCAGTCATTCTCCATACAAAGTGATGCTGAAAGATCAGTTTGTATGCTTTTCTCCTGAAATCTTCATCCGCATAGAAGAAAGTAAAATTTCGTCCTTTCCGATGAAAGGAACTATTGATGCAACATTAGCGAATGCGGCTTTCATCCTTAAAAGCAATACGAAAGAACTGGCTGAACACAATACTATTGTTGATTTGATCCGAAATGATTTAAGCATGGTTGCCGATCAGGTTCAGGTAAAGAAATATCGTTATCTGGATCACATTAAGTCCAATCGCAACGAGCTGCTGCAAATGAGTTCTCAAATTACCGGGGAACTACCTGATCACTATTGTGCGCATATCGGAAGTATCATCGGAAATTTACTGCCTGCCGGATCGGTAAGTGGAGCACCGAAGAAAAAAACTGTCGAAATTATTAAAGAAGCGGAAAAATACGACCGTGGCTATTACACCGGAATATTTGGTGTTTTTGATGGCACAAACCTCGACAGCTGTGTCTTAATTCGTTATCTTGAACAAGAAAATAATAAGCTAACATTTAAGAGCGGCGGCGGAATTACTTTTCAAAGTAACTGCGAGCAAGAATACGAAGAACTAGTCAAAAAAGTATATGTGCCTTTTGCTTGA
- a CDS encoding YggS family pyridoxal phosphate-dependent enzyme, giving the protein MGIVENYKHVNADLKEGVKLVAVSKTKPNEDILEAYEAGCRIFGENKVQELTSKYEELPKDIEWHFIGHLQSNKVKYIAPFISLIHGIDSLKLLKVLNKEGRKNDRVISCLLQFHIAEEQTKFGLDYQEAVDILTNPSFADLQFVEIRGVMGMATYTDDLNQVRKEFQTLKSIFSRLKEAYFQNQNSFTEISMGMSGDYQLAIGEGSTMVRIGSKIFGERQYH; this is encoded by the coding sequence ATGGGAATTGTTGAAAATTATAAACATGTCAATGCTGATCTGAAAGAAGGAGTGAAACTGGTTGCTGTTTCAAAAACAAAGCCCAATGAGGATATTCTGGAGGCCTATGAAGCCGGTTGCCGGATTTTTGGAGAGAACAAAGTCCAGGAGTTAACAAGCAAATACGAAGAACTTCCAAAGGATATCGAATGGCATTTTATTGGGCACCTTCAATCGAATAAAGTCAAGTACATTGCTCCGTTTATCAGTTTAATTCACGGCATCGATAGTTTAAAATTGTTGAAGGTGCTCAACAAGGAGGGACGTAAAAATGATCGTGTAATTTCTTGTCTGTTGCAGTTTCACATTGCTGAAGAACAAACCAAGTTTGGGTTAGACTATCAGGAAGCTGTCGATATTTTAACTAATCCGAGTTTTGCAGATCTACAATTTGTTGAAATTCGAGGAGTGATGGGCATGGCAACTTACACCGATGATTTGAACCAGGTACGGAAGGAATTTCAAACCTTAAAGAGCATTTTCAGTAGATTGAAAGAAGCGTATTTTCAAAATCAAAACTCGTTTACCGAGATATCAATGGGAATGTCGGGCGACTATCAATTGGCTATAGGAGAGGGTAGTACAATGGTTCGCATTGGGAGCAAAATTTTTGGAGAACGTCAATACCATTAA
- a CDS encoding dihydroorotate dehydrogenase-like protein, producing MANLETTYMGLKLKNPVIVASSGLTNSVEKIKELEKAGAGAVILKSLFEEQISGEVTHLIKKDPQNSYPEAEDYIRGYTRDNSVSAHLNLVKDAKKEVGIPIIASINCVSAKEWMSFAKDFEQAGADALELNLFVVPTSRLQDGSEVEQLYIDVLSKVKKEVSIPVSVKIGFYFSNLVSMTEKLMANGASAVTMFNRFYEPDINLEKLELSSSEVFSSPADIRRSLRWVGLVSAAFPKLEIAASTGIHNGAAVAKQLLAGAQVTQICSVVYIEGAQVINGILTDLESFMDKWNFETIDAFRGRLSYAKIEDPLMYERSQFMKYFSSRS from the coding sequence ATGGCAAATTTGGAAACCACATACATGGGGCTGAAGTTGAAAAACCCCGTAATCGTAGCCAGTTCAGGCTTAACAAACTCAGTTGAAAAGATTAAAGAATTGGAAAAGGCAGGAGCCGGTGCGGTCATTTTAAAATCGCTTTTCGAAGAGCAGATTAGTGGCGAAGTAACGCATCTGATCAAAAAGGACCCGCAAAATTCCTATCCGGAGGCTGAAGACTATATTCGAGGTTATACTCGTGATAATTCAGTATCAGCACATTTGAATTTGGTGAAGGATGCTAAAAAAGAGGTTGGTATTCCGATTATCGCCAGCATTAATTGTGTGTCGGCAAAGGAATGGATGAGCTTTGCGAAGGACTTTGAGCAGGCTGGTGCCGATGCGTTGGAACTAAACTTATTTGTCGTTCCTACTAGTCGCTTGCAGGATGGATCTGAAGTAGAGCAGTTATACATTGATGTGTTGAGCAAGGTAAAAAAGGAAGTCAGCATTCCGGTTTCAGTGAAAATTGGTTTCTACTTTTCGAATTTGGTTTCTATGACCGAGAAGCTGATGGCCAACGGAGCGTCGGCTGTAACCATGTTTAATCGCTTTTACGAACCTGATATCAACCTAGAGAAGCTTGAACTTTCTTCATCAGAAGTATTCAGCTCTCCGGCAGATATTCGTCGCTCATTGCGTTGGGTCGGATTAGTTAGTGCTGCATTTCCAAAGCTGGAGATTGCAGCTTCAACAGGTATTCATAATGGTGCTGCTGTTGCCAAACAATTGCTGGCTGGTGCTCAGGTAACCCAAATTTGTTCGGTTGTTTATATTGAAGGAGCGCAGGTTATTAATGGAATTCTAACCGATTTGGAATCCTTTATGGATAAGTGGAATTTTGAAACCATCGATGCTTTCAGAGGTCGATTATCTTATGCAAAAATTGAAGATCCACTGATGTACGAACGGTCACAATTCATGAAATATTTTTCGAGCAGGAGTTAG
- a CDS encoding PKD domain-containing protein: MKTTILTFTFLFFLSVACAQTDVLQIQSVSSDAIDYCTGVVKLGNRVGIQGPVIQGGLKISISNYQAGEDHLSFQETSKIKARWDGATGTLILSGNAAASEYQDAVQNIEYTNLLTSPTNGTRRISITLKNVDYLPETEHFYRYIRHRGISWTEAKKEAEEMNYYGLHGYLVTILSRIENDFVWTKVKGVGWIGASDEEVEGDWKWMTGPDAGTLFWRGTYNGGSRVDGRFSFWSNGEPNNSYPNLNGGLGEDYAHINQNPSQPSKSWNDLRNEGDGSSSEYYYPQGYIVEFGGMPNDPDVSLSAVLDINVWNIDFDDKQDITICQNQEIRLNHEFAGNYEWTPTTGLDDPYISNPLATPMDTTIYKVVSRNGTCVDSALFKVNVKPSPKLDLGGDKNICEGSTSELDAGSHDFYEWSTGDDRRSITATETGSYKVRVGNNFNCFTDEEVAITFRPYPVIDLTNTDTLFCDQKTGEVKIEVDHGNVEWQPISSGLSFGSLNSAQSSAKVVNYGTYKTKVSVESNYGCITTDSLNLNFYNIPTSKFSIDDSACYGYNLKVMYEGDGTVDATYNWFFLDSVYASGVGITDLTVALGFESQDKRDLGLLVNERGCLSDTTWQHINVIPNLNIFVADDEGCEPFLVDFSAETTESVSEFYWDYGDGGVGGGKNSTYTYAEDGTYDVGLRIISNEGCENYGLIEELIKVRPVPSVETNLDPDSCFGHTIEVQYMGSANPQDTYHWGLSNLDSNEILEDPGVGQGPFEVSLKNKPESTISLQITTEFGCESDKREFSFKRKPWVQLVADPLEGCPPLDVSFQALPLDSVDALTYLWSFNQGNGYQPAADQLMNTFYTPDHEFNISSIAKSSVTNCVDTAWLDRVVRVFPKPTASFRADTTEVSIVRPNFEFENRSENAQNYYWDFGDSLGYSTDFAPAYSFNEMGWFDVELIAENEFLCTDTAYQEVLVAFDRIFPPNAFSPNSSNTLNQQFLLAPKGILEAGYHLQIFNRWGERIFEVQNVFEGWDGKTKSGQNAPTGVYIWLVDYQDFINRIHQQGGTVTLVY, from the coding sequence ATGAAAACGACGATACTAACCTTTACCTTTCTTTTTTTTCTATCAGTTGCCTGCGCGCAGACTGACGTGTTACAAATACAATCTGTAAGCTCTGATGCGATTGATTATTGCACGGGAGTTGTTAAGTTAGGTAATCGTGTCGGCATTCAGGGTCCTGTCATTCAGGGAGGTCTGAAAATCTCAATTTCAAATTATCAGGCGGGAGAGGATCACTTAAGTTTTCAGGAAACATCTAAAATTAAAGCGCGTTGGGATGGTGCAACAGGCACCTTGATTCTTTCGGGAAATGCAGCAGCGTCGGAATACCAGGATGCGGTTCAAAATATTGAATACACCAATCTGCTTACTTCGCCTACTAATGGAACTCGCAGGATTTCGATTACTTTGAAAAATGTTGATTATTTGCCTGAAACAGAGCATTTTTACAGATACATTAGACACCGGGGAATTAGTTGGACTGAAGCAAAAAAAGAGGCCGAAGAGATGAATTACTACGGACTTCATGGTTATCTGGTTACGATTCTTTCCAGAATTGAAAATGATTTTGTTTGGACAAAAGTAAAAGGGGTAGGCTGGATTGGAGCAAGCGACGAGGAGGTTGAAGGTGATTGGAAATGGATGACCGGACCGGATGCCGGAACCTTGTTTTGGCGCGGAACTTATAACGGTGGATCTCGAGTCGATGGCAGATTTTCTTTTTGGAGCAATGGTGAGCCTAATAATTCATACCCCAATCTTAATGGAGGGCTCGGAGAGGATTATGCGCACATCAATCAAAATCCCAGTCAACCAAGTAAATCGTGGAACGATCTGAGAAATGAAGGAGATGGCTCTTCGTCGGAGTATTATTATCCTCAAGGTTATATCGTTGAATTTGGGGGTATGCCGAATGATCCTGACGTGAGTTTATCAGCCGTATTAGATATCAATGTTTGGAATATTGATTTTGATGATAAACAAGACATTACAATTTGCCAAAATCAGGAAATCCGGTTGAATCATGAGTTTGCCGGGAATTACGAATGGACTCCGACGACAGGATTGGATGATCCATACATTTCAAATCCGTTGGCTACTCCAATGGACACAACAATTTATAAAGTTGTTTCGAGAAATGGGACTTGTGTTGATTCGGCCCTTTTCAAGGTGAATGTAAAACCTAGTCCTAAGTTGGATTTAGGAGGTGACAAAAATATTTGTGAAGGGAGTACAAGTGAACTGGATGCCGGGAGCCATGATTTTTATGAGTGGAGCACCGGCGATGACCGGCGATCCATCACGGCTACAGAAACAGGAAGCTATAAAGTGCGAGTGGGAAATAACTTCAATTGTTTTACCGATGAAGAAGTCGCAATTACATTTCGTCCCTATCCGGTAATTGATTTGACTAACACTGATACCTTGTTTTGTGATCAAAAAACGGGCGAAGTCAAAATAGAAGTTGACCATGGCAATGTCGAATGGCAACCGATCTCGTCTGGCTTAAGTTTTGGTTCGTTAAATTCAGCTCAGTCATCAGCGAAGGTCGTAAACTATGGCACATATAAAACTAAAGTAAGTGTCGAAAGTAACTACGGATGCATAACAACTGATTCTTTAAACCTAAACTTTTATAATATTCCAACTAGTAAATTTAGTATTGATGACTCTGCATGCTATGGCTATAATTTGAAAGTAATGTATGAAGGTGATGGCACTGTTGATGCAACTTACAACTGGTTTTTTCTCGACTCTGTTTATGCATCGGGAGTTGGAATAACCGATTTAACAGTTGCTTTAGGTTTTGAAAGTCAGGATAAACGAGATTTAGGTTTGCTGGTAAACGAAAGAGGTTGCTTGAGTGATACAACTTGGCAACATATTAATGTGATTCCAAACTTGAATATTTTTGTTGCGGATGATGAAGGCTGTGAACCTTTTTTAGTTGACTTCTCAGCGGAAACTACCGAATCCGTTTCTGAGTTTTACTGGGATTATGGAGATGGTGGCGTAGGTGGTGGTAAAAATTCAACTTATACGTATGCAGAAGATGGCACTTACGATGTTGGCTTGCGAATAATTTCAAATGAAGGGTGTGAGAATTACGGTTTAATTGAGGAATTGATTAAAGTTAGGCCGGTCCCGTCTGTTGAAACAAATCTTGATCCTGATTCTTGTTTTGGTCATACGATTGAAGTTCAATACATGGGATCTGCCAATCCTCAAGACACTTATCATTGGGGTTTATCTAACTTAGATTCGAATGAGATACTGGAGGATCCGGGGGTAGGACAGGGGCCATTTGAAGTAAGTTTAAAAAATAAGCCGGAATCCACCATTTCATTGCAAATTACAACCGAGTTTGGCTGCGAGAGTGACAAACGGGAATTTTCATTTAAACGTAAACCCTGGGTTCAGCTAGTAGCTGATCCGTTAGAAGGTTGTCCCCCTTTGGATGTTTCTTTTCAGGCACTGCCTTTGGATTCGGTGGATGCACTGACCTATTTGTGGAGCTTTAATCAGGGCAATGGATATCAACCAGCGGCTGACCAGTTGATGAATACGTTTTATACTCCGGATCACGAGTTTAATATTTCATCTATCGCAAAGTCCTCGGTAACCAACTGTGTAGATACGGCTTGGTTGGATAGAGTCGTGCGGGTTTTTCCTAAGCCAACCGCTTCCTTTCGGGCAGATACAACTGAAGTTAGTATTGTGAGACCGAATTTCGAGTTTGAAAATCGTAGTGAAAATGCTCAAAATTATTATTGGGATTTTGGCGATAGCTTAGGGTATTCGACCGATTTTGCACCAGCTTACAGTTTTAATGAAATGGGATGGTTTGACGTGGAACTAATTGCGGAAAATGAATTTCTGTGCACGGATACTGCATATCAGGAAGTGCTCGTCGCTTTCGATCGGATATTTCCTCCCAATGCATTTAGTCCGAATAGCAGCAACACTTTGAATCAGCAGTTTTTATTAGCTCCCAAAGGTATTTTAGAAGCCGGCTATCACTTGCAGATATTTAATCGGTGGGGAGAACGTATTTTTGAAGTCCAAAATGTTTTTGAAGGATGGGACGGGAAAACAAAAAGCGGGCAGAATGCTCCGACCGGAGTTTACATCTGGTTGGTTGATTATCAGGATTTTATAAACAGGATCCATCAACAAGGCGGGACGGTAACCTTGGTATATTAA
- a CDS encoding type IX secretion system membrane protein PorP/SprF, with amino-acid sequence MKKTSFLILLLSLFSLARGQDAEYSQFYANPIYLNPGFAGTSALPRVIINYRNQWPQKGNTFVNYSLTYDQYLKKLNGGLGIQFYQSTELNGLVQNSSGSFFYSHHIKVSERLFFDVGLQAGVAYKKLDYGRLIFPDMIDQLTGHTFPGEQEQPENSSIIYPDFGFGTLGQYDSFFFGFSLSHLTQPNESIIEGDQKGKLPMKFTFHAGSRTHKLHRGLLSREFTLSPNIIFQQQGAFSQINLGMYILEKSLSGGVWYRQNIGVHPDAVILMLGVMKNQFKIGYSYDYTLSKLANYSSGSHEFSLTFFFGEAHNSRKALLIPSL; translated from the coding sequence GTGAAAAAGACTTCATTCTTAATTCTATTGCTCAGCCTGTTTTCCCTTGCCAGGGGACAAGATGCTGAATACTCTCAATTTTACGCTAACCCAATCTACTTAAATCCTGGTTTCGCGGGCACTTCGGCGCTCCCACGAGTGATTATTAATTATCGCAATCAATGGCCTCAAAAAGGAAATACCTTTGTTAACTATAGTCTGACCTACGATCAGTATTTAAAAAAACTGAATGGTGGTTTAGGAATACAATTTTATCAAAGTACCGAACTCAACGGACTGGTTCAGAATTCATCCGGGTCGTTTTTCTATTCACACCATATCAAGGTAAGTGAACGTCTGTTTTTTGATGTTGGCCTACAGGCTGGCGTGGCCTATAAAAAACTGGATTATGGTCGACTCATTTTTCCCGACATGATTGACCAGTTAACCGGACATACTTTTCCCGGAGAGCAGGAACAACCTGAAAATTCAAGCATTATCTATCCTGATTTTGGATTTGGCACACTGGGGCAATACGATTCATTTTTCTTTGGATTTAGCCTATCACATTTAACTCAACCAAATGAATCAATCATTGAAGGTGACCAAAAAGGAAAACTTCCCATGAAGTTTACATTTCACGCAGGTTCGCGCACACACAAACTTCACAGGGGGCTTTTATCTCGCGAGTTTACACTGTCGCCCAATATTATTTTCCAACAACAAGGGGCGTTCTCACAAATCAATCTGGGCATGTATATTTTAGAGAAATCCCTATCGGGGGGAGTGTGGTATCGTCAGAATATTGGCGTTCATCCTGATGCCGTGATTCTGATGCTTGGAGTGATGAAAAACCAGTTTAAAATTGGATATAGTTACGACTATACCTTGTCAAAGCTTGCCAATTACTCCAGCGGCTCACATGAGTTTTCGCTCACTTTTTTCTTCGGAGAAGCACACAATAGCCGTAAAGCTTTACTCATTCCTTCTCTTTAA
- a CDS encoding HEAT repeat domain-containing protein, producing the protein MTKENSNRIDKTTLNRLKSENTDTAIEAISELKEKGHAGYVPILIELLHTSDNPEIKSRIFRLLAELKQSDAIPLIIDAIENKKYANERQQLVSACWENGLDYSHHLSLFVDLVIENDLEIAFEAYTVITNMSGKISKEIADKESEKLKRAMLEADDQQKQLMHDLLDFLPAFERGIEPQTF; encoded by the coding sequence ATGACCAAAGAAAACTCAAATAGAATAGACAAGACAACCCTAAATCGCCTAAAATCGGAGAATACGGACACCGCAATCGAAGCGATTTCGGAATTGAAAGAGAAGGGACATGCAGGCTATGTTCCTATCTTGATTGAGTTGTTGCATACTTCAGACAATCCGGAAATCAAATCACGCATTTTTAGGTTGTTGGCTGAGTTAAAACAAAGTGATGCAATCCCCCTAATCATTGATGCTATCGAAAATAAAAAGTATGCAAACGAACGACAACAGTTGGTTAGTGCCTGTTGGGAAAACGGTCTGGATTACAGCCATCATCTCTCCTTGTTTGTTGATCTTGTTATTGAAAATGATTTAGAAATTGCATTTGAAGCGTACACCGTTATTACGAATATGTCGGGTAAAATTTCAAAAGAAATTGCCGATAAGGAAAGTGAAAAGCTTAAGCGAGCGATGTTAGAAGCCGATGATCAACAAAAACAACTGATGCACGATTTACTGGACTTCCTACCTGCTTTTGAACGTGGAATTGAACCACAAACATTTTAA
- a CDS encoding MATE family efflux transporter gives MDRTKELGEGHIPRLMLKYFIPAFIGVFVNALYNIVDRIFIGQGVSAVALSAVSVIFPVMLIMIAFGMLIGIGAGVLVSINMGRRDMDRAERVLGNSFLMMILASGLISLIGFLIKAPMLKMFGATAETVGFANDYLNIILVGVIFQVVGFSLNNVIRSEGNAKIAMYSMILSAGLNIILDPIFIFVFDLGVKGAAYATVISMMSLSVWVMLHFHSKRSVVKLRAKYIRLDPEIMKEILLIGMAPFFMQTANSAVQALINTKLIQFGGDLAVGAMGIVNSVVTLIIMSIVAINMASQPIIGFNFGAQSGGRVKETLRLAIISSTVISVISFIAVESTPGFIVRFFNDSDPQLLSLGSQGLRLGLLALPVVGFQVVVGNFFQSVGKAKIATLLTLLRQVIVLIPLLFILPTYFGLTGIWISMPIADTCSALIVTFFISREWRKIDQTATR, from the coding sequence ATGGATAGAACAAAAGAGTTGGGCGAGGGGCATATTCCTCGGTTAATGTTAAAATATTTTATTCCGGCATTTATCGGAGTTTTTGTAAATGCGCTTTATAATATTGTCGACCGTATTTTTATTGGCCAGGGAGTTAGTGCTGTCGCATTGAGTGCTGTTTCGGTCATCTTTCCGGTTATGCTGATTATGATTGCGTTCGGAATGCTGATTGGTATTGGTGCCGGTGTGTTAGTGTCAATCAATATGGGACGACGCGATATGGACCGGGCAGAGCGCGTATTGGGGAATAGCTTTCTGATGATGATTCTGGCTTCTGGCTTGATCTCGTTGATCGGCTTTCTGATAAAAGCACCCATGCTGAAGATGTTTGGCGCTACAGCAGAAACAGTTGGGTTTGCAAACGACTATCTGAATATTATTTTAGTCGGCGTCATTTTTCAGGTCGTTGGGTTTTCGTTGAACAACGTGATCCGAAGTGAGGGAAACGCCAAAATAGCCATGTATTCGATGATATTGAGTGCTGGCCTGAACATTATCTTAGACCCCATATTTATTTTTGTTTTTGACCTTGGTGTGAAAGGAGCTGCTTATGCTACGGTCATCTCAATGATGTCACTATCCGTTTGGGTGATGCTTCATTTTCACAGTAAGCGTTCGGTTGTTAAGTTGCGGGCGAAATATATCCGGTTGGATCCGGAGATTATGAAGGAGATTCTATTGATTGGCATGGCTCCGTTTTTTATGCAAACTGCCAACTCCGCGGTGCAAGCCCTTATTAATACTAAGCTTATTCAGTTTGGAGGCGATTTGGCTGTTGGGGCAATGGGAATTGTGAATTCAGTTGTTACGCTGATCATCATGTCCATTGTAGCCATTAATATGGCCTCGCAACCAATTATCGGGTTTAATTTTGGAGCACAGTCAGGAGGTAGGGTAAAGGAGACTTTACGACTTGCAATAATTTCATCTACAGTTATTTCCGTCATTTCGTTTATTGCTGTTGAATCGACGCCCGGTTTTATTGTTCGCTTCTTTAATGATTCGGATCCACAGCTTTTGAGTTTGGGAAGTCAGGGGCTGAGACTTGGACTCTTGGCTTTGCCGGTTGTTGGCTTTCAGGTCGTAGTCGGGAATTTCTTTCAATCGGTCGGGAAAGCTAAAATAGCCACTCTGTTAACTTTACTTCGCCAGGTGATTGTGCTTATTCCACTCCTTTTTATCCTTCCAACGTATTTCGGGTTAACAGGAATATGGATTTCAATGCCAATTGCTGATACATGCTCCGCTTTAATCGTCACTTTTTTTATTAGCCGTGAGTGGCGGAAAATTGATCAAACTGCAACAAGGTAA